In a single window of the Alosa sapidissima isolate fAloSap1 chromosome 18, fAloSap1.pri, whole genome shotgun sequence genome:
- the LOC121689343 gene encoding protein transport protein SEC31-like produces the protein MPKQYSREVVVDFCRANQVEVVCLPAHTSHWTVYGSLKAAFSRLAREMGLVRGDLVLGKRHFSAVLKYAVEQACTPDTIKSGFRSTGLFPLDRTAVDDSKLVKGLREPNHLPSDKDENPEDLPDVSTADAAAHTRSATTSTANSGTVVASSTAVECAPSPVSSPWGPADPAATMITTTVPTPCSPNASSSSTTTAVAAPTTGQCPNCRRFPNPLVSAGVIPAGPVQ, from the exons ATGCCTAAACAATACAGTAGGGAGGTGGTGGTCGACTTCTGTCGGGCCAACCAGGTAGAGGTGGTGTGCCTGCCAGCGCACACCAGCCACTGGACGGTGTACGGTTCGTTGAAGGCGGCGTTCTCCCGTTTGGCACGGGAGATGGGGTTGGTGCGAGGAGACCTGGTGCTGGGCAAGCGGCACTTTTCAGCGGTGCTCAAGTACGCGGTGGAGCAGGCCTGTACGCCCGACACCATCAAGAGCGGGTTCCGCTCTACAGGCCTGTTCCCACTTGACAGGACAGCGGTGGACGACTCAAAG CTCGTCAAAGGCCTCCGGGAGCCAAACCATCTCCCGTCCGATAAAGACGAGAATCCGGAGGACCTCCCTGATGTCTCCACCGCTGATGCCGCTGCCCACACCAGGTctgccaccacctccaccgCCAACTCTGGAACAGTCGTAGCCTCCTCCACCGCCGTAGAGTGCGCTCCATCGCCCGTCTCGTCACCCTGGGGTCCCGCCGACCCTGCTGCCACCATGATCACCACCACCGTCCCGACGCCTTGCAGTCCCaacgcctcctcttcctccaccaccaccgccgTTGCCGCCCCCACCACCGGGCAGTGTCCCAACTGTCGCAGGTTCCCAAATCCCCTGGTGTCGGCAGGTGTCATCCCAGCAGG gcccgtgcagtaa